From a region of the Labrus mixtus chromosome 5, fLabMix1.1, whole genome shotgun sequence genome:
- the gak gene encoding cyclin-G-associated kinase: MSLFQSALDFLAGPGSVGAASRDQNDFVGQVVELGDMKLRIKRVIAEGGFAFVYEAQDMSGGKDYALKRLLSNEEEKNKEIIQEVCFMKKLSGHPNMVQFCSAASISKEESDTGQAEFLILTELCKGQLVDFIKRVEQRAPLSCDTVLKILYQTCRAVQHMHKQKPPIIHRDLKIENLLISNQGTIKLCDFGSATTVSHYPDYSWSAQKRSMVEDEITRNTTPAYRTPEMIDLYSNFPINDKQDIWALGCILYLLCFKLHPFEEGAKLQIVNGKYSIPQNDVKYTVYHDLIRSMLKVNPEERLSITELVNQLQEIAAARNVNPKSPITELLEQNGGFGNNGAQPPMQIHNVQNNAGIYDPDQSGSGLFDILRGGTERFLTNIKDTSSKVIQSVASYAKGDLDISYITSRIAVMSFPAEGVESAIKNNIEDVRLFLDSRHAGHYAVYNLSKRSYRPSRFHNRVSECNWQVRRAPNLRSLYSVCKNMHLWLKQDQRNICIVHCLDGRAASAVAVCSFLCFCRLFTTAEAAVYMFSMKRCPPGIAPSHKRYIEYMCDMMAEEPIIPHSKPIVIHSIVMTPMPLFNKQRNGCRPFCEVYVGDERVLTTSQEYDKMKDFKIEDGRAEIPLNVTVQGDVLVVIYHARSTLGGRLQAKMASMKMFQIQFHTGFVPRNATTVKFSKYDLDACDIQEKYPDLFQVNLDIEVEPRDRPSAKTPPWESFQTKGLNPKILFSSRDEQQEILSKFGKPELPRQPGSSAFYDSETSQPAQTPEGSTVTEPESPMSPDSNANNFFQTLDWEDVRGSQEGSQGGGSMNDQEDLSDQSEGESYSYSAPGGEPLSRDPSEPLFDADFQSPPPAALDSPIGDTADLLGLNADPQPPSLSSTSSSAPQQGVQGGMKGASSNSDLLNDLFAPPGGQTGAVQEDLFFSGPTSGATPDPKPMGDLFDPFGMGSASGVGSSVGSSRQASGPDLFGDLLGSDSSATSGFSSAHSNATPASNTSLFNLNKIVNDAPKMTSSASQPDLLGGWDSWAAGTTASMSATTSKQNYTNTSSGMSSMSKAKSQTFDPFADLGNLGSNLPGSSSGNFSGPSFNTKAPSSSTSSSAKPQAQPWQSGRPTPAQSKPWIHGSGSGTAPKASSVSQPGGAQPTKPNYNLNFSSVIGGREDRGVRGPGFGPKPKVKEDDFEDLLSTQGFASKFDKKGPRSIAEMRRQEITKDIDPLKLQILDWIEGKERNIRALLSTLHTVLWEGETRWKTVGMADLVTPDQVKKYYRKAVLIVHPDKATGKPYEDYAKMIFMELNDAWSEFENQGSKALF, translated from the exons ATGTCCCTGTTCCAGTCGGCACTGGATTTCCTAGCCGGGCCAGGCTCGGTCGGGGCTGCCAGTCGGGACCAGAATGATTTCGTCGGGCAAGTCGTTGAGCTCGGTGACATGAAACTGAGGATCAAGAGGGTGATCGCAGAAG gTGGGTTTGCCTTTGTGTATGAAGCCCAGGACATGAGCGGTGGTAAAGACTATGCCCTCAAG AGGTTGCTATCCAACGAGGAAGAGAAGAACAAGGAAATCATCCAGGAAGTCTGCTTCATG AAAAAGCTGTCGGGTCATCCCAACATGGTTCAGTTCTGCTCTGCTGCCTCCATCAGTAAGGAGGAGTCTGACACTGGACAGGCCGAGTTCCTGATCCTCACTGAGCTGTGTAAAG gtcaGCTGGTGGACTTTATAAAGCGGGTCGAGCAGAGGGCTCCGCTGTCATGTGACACAGTCCTGAAAATCCTCTACCAGACGTGCCGCGCCGTAcagcacatgcacaaacagaagccTCCAATCATACACAGAGACCTCAAG ATTGAGAACCTCTTGATTAGTAACCAGGGCACCATCAAGCTGTGTGACTTTGGCagcgccaccacagtgtcacaTTACCCTGACTACAGCTGGTCAGCACAGAAAAGGTCCATGGTGGAGGATGag ATCACAAGGAATACCACTCCTGCGTACCGAACGCCAGAGATGATCGATCTCTACTCCAACTTCCCCATCAATGACAAACAGGACATCTGG GCTCTAGGGTGCATCCTCTACctgttgtgttttaaactgCACCCATTCGAGGAGGGGGCCAAGCTGCAAATCGTCAATGGAAAATACTCCATCCCTCAGAACGACGTCAAGTACACTGTGTATCATGACCTCATAC GTTCCATGTTGAAGGTGAACCCTGAGGAGCGTCTGTCTATAACAGAGTTGGTCAACCAGCTCCAAGAAATAGCAGCAGCACGCAACGTAAACCCCAAGTCTCCCATTACAGAG CTTCTGGAGCAGAATGGAGGGTTCGGCAACAACGGAGCCCAGCCGCCCATGCAGATCCACAACGTCCAAAACAATGCAG GTATATATGATCCTGATCAGTCGGGCAGTGGCCTCTTCGATATCTTAAGGGGAGGAACGGAGCGCTTTTTGACCAACATCAAGGACACGTCCTCTAAAGTCATCCAATCAGTAGCAAG CTATGCCAAAGGGGACCTGGATATCTCGTACATCACCTCCAGAATAGCAG tcaTGTCCTTCCCAGCAGAGGGGGTGGAGTCAGCGATAAAGAACAACATTGAGGACGTCCGTCTGTTCCTGGATTCCCGCCATGCTGGTCATTATGCAGTGTACAACCTCTCCAAACGATCATACAGGCCTTCTCGATTCCACAACAGG gtttcaGAGTGTAACTGGCAAGTGCGCCGTGCTCCCAACCTCCGCAGTCTCTATAGTGTGTGTAAGAACATGCATCTATGGCTCAAACAAGACCAAAGGAACATCTGTATAGTACACTGTCTG GACGGCAGGGCAGCATCAGCAGTAGCAGTTTGCtccttcttgtgtttctgtcgcCTTTTCACCACAGCTGAGGCTGCTGTCTACATGTTCTCCATGAAACGCTGCCCACCTGGAATAGCACCCTCACACAAGCG GTATATAGAGTATATGTGCGACATGATGGCGGAGGAGCCCATCATCCCCCACAGCAAGCCCATAGTCATTCACTCCATCGTCATGACACCCATGCCGCTGTTCAACAAGCAGCGTAATGGGTGCAGGCCGTTCTGTGAAGTTTATGTCGGAGACGAGAGAGTCCTCACCACATCACAGGAATACGACAAGATGAA GGATTTTAAGATTGAGGATGGGAGAGCAGAGATTCCCCTCAATGTGACAGTGCAAGGAGACGTACTGGTGGTGATCTATCATGCAAGGTCTACACTGGGAGGACGTCTTCAGGCCAAG ATGGCATCCATGAAGATGTTCCAGATCCAGTTCCACACAGGCTTTGTCCCCAGAAATGCAACCACTGTAAAGTTTTCCAA GTATGACTTGGACGCCTGTGACATCCAGGAGAAGTACCCAGACTTGTTTCAGGTCAACCTTGACATCGAGGTAGAACCCAGGGACAGACCCAGCGCAAAGACCCCTCCTTGGGAGAGCTTCCAAACCAAAGGCCTCAACCCTAAAATCCTTTTCAGCTCTCGTGATGAACAGCAGGAGATCCTCAGTAAATTTG GGAAGCCTGAGCTGCCCCGTCAGCCAGGTTCATCCGCATTTTATGATTCAGAAACCTCACAACCAGCGCAGACCCCTGAAGGTTCCACTGTAACAGAACCGGAATCTCCCATGAGCCCAGATAGCAACGCTAACAACTTCTTCCAGACACTGGATTGGGAAG ATGTGCGTGGCTCTCAGGAAGGCAGTCAAGGAGGGGGGTCCATGAATGACCAAGAGGACCTGAGTGATCAGTCTGAAGGAGAGTCCTACTCGTACTCTGCTCCTGGGGGAGAGCCGCTGTCACGTGACCCAAGTGAACCGCTGTTTGATGCTGACTTCCAG AGCCCTCCTCCGGCAGCCCTGGATTCTCCCATTGGTGACACAGCTGACCTCTTGGGCTTGAACGCTGACCCTCAACCTCCCTCCTTGTCATcaacctcctcctctgctcctcaaCAAGGAGTCCAGGGAGGAATGAAAGGTGCATCCAGCAACAGCGACCTCCTTAACGACCTGTTTGCACCCCCTGGTGGTCAAACAGGAGCTGTGCAGGAAGACTTGTTCTTCAGTGGGCCTACTAGTGGGGCCACACCTGACCCAAAAC cCATGGGAGATCTGTTTGATCCATTTGGAATGGGGTCTGCCTCTGGGGTTGGATCTAGTGTGGGTTCCTCTCGGCAGGCCTCTGGACCGGACTTGTTTGGAGACTTGTTGGGTTCTGATAGTTCAGCCACCAGCGGGTTCAGCTCAGCCCACAGTAACGCCACTCCTGCTTCTAACACGAGCCTCTTCAACCTCA ATAAGATAGTGAATGATGCCCCTAAGATGACATCGTCAGCTAGCCAACCAGATCTGCTGGGTGGCTGGGATAGCTGGGCAGCTGGCACCACGGCTAGCATGAGTGCCACCACAAGCAAACAGAACTACACCAATACAT CTTCTGGTATGTCATCCATGTCCAAGGCCAAGTCTCAGACCTTTGATCCTTTTGCCGACTTAGGAAACCTGGGATCCAATTTACCAG GTTCCTCCAGCGGTAACTTCTCCGGGCCTTCTTTCAACACAAAGGCTCCTTCTTCCTCTACTTCTTCCTCTGCTAAGCCTCAAGCCCAGCCCTGGCAGTCTGGAAGACCCACACCAGCCCAGAGCAAACCGTGGATTCATGGATCAGGATCTGGTACTGCACCCAAAGCATCCTCAGTGTCTCAGCCGGGAGGAGCACAGCCCACCAAACCCAATTACAACCTTAACTTCTCCAGTGTCATCGGtggcagagaggacagaggggtCCGTGGTCCTGGGTTTG GCCCCAAGCCCAAGGTAAAGGAGGACGACTTTGAGGACCTGCTATCCACTCAGGGTTTTGCCTCTAAGTTTGATAAGAAGGGACCAAGATCCATCGCTGAAATGAGAAGACAAGAGATCACAAAAGACATTGATCCGCTCAAATTACAG ATTTTGGACTGGATTGAGGGGAAGGAGCGAAACATCCGAGCGCTGCTGTCAACCCTGCACACGGTGCTGTGGGAGG